In the Anastrepha obliqua isolate idAnaObli1 chromosome 1, idAnaObli1_1.0, whole genome shotgun sequence genome, one interval contains:
- the LOC129239152 gene encoding serine-rich adhesin for platelets, which translates to MWKCHKCGKPVYFAERKQSLGYDWHPECLRCEECGKRLNPGQHAEHKGVPYCHVPCYGALFGPQLFGHGTRVESHKSYGVKGTQRSGIGNGGPVLPRDHLESKLKVYNQFYDNKSMEVRSREVNNRLILEGALRISWGVHGVIHLKEDDDQRTLVVRKRNSKRVSKAVDDSPSDKENDISESLEAPTTASEVENLSTDISLSESMTFDSCSLNEYPLTDLPTTPEEASANTTGGTDGAALPLINGTNGRAIDDDQSESTSTLCGTDTTITTASTSCVSATLPSKLDSLEKLEWDEIDDLLQVERRISEKDKIYETMPVKLPSSQTSSSESSPSKTISAHNLTESTNTTSEVPSPLTPTSASTTNNTSNTSESSSTSSDNFVTANSATINTSTSGTTSTTTTTTVDNFESSDDATLKPMDFEEFKRSVHLDYVNGANSFREPNEDSLKRNQPIDPSRIHDSLKLYGESPMSKSFNCEHALRSIDANLINDTLHLKSGTANPHSMQRMYALQKSGSASIANTGSNQQNRSPYHLRHQHFEKGINRSKSGPSCFDCSDSDDDDSTLKPQHSATIRRSDVPPRYVKIEMDCYPKEAEKRDKDKDSVSEADSSRTEGPSITVTNSGAVGGDELTQTEGERSRGLSGAHNGEDDDADPPLHVTEDGVVLRRPPRTGAAAIKRRSGNRRSRTKLKRRCSINGHFYNRETSFFTPPYGSQMSVWVTSLVTTNEVINLLLEKYKVDSAAQNFSLFIIRDNGEQKRLKETDYPLLTRVMMGPHEDVARLFLVDAKKTDEISNEVAQFINLSLPECRAILERYDDELEREVEKVRERYAELRRRIINRMESLKVHL; encoded by the exons ATGTGGAAGTGTCACAAATGTGGAAAGCCTGTATACTTTG CGGAGCGCAAACAATCGCTCGGTTATGATTGGCATCCAGAGTGTTTACGGTGCGAGGAGTGCGGCAAGCGGCTAAACCCAGGCCAACATGCCGAg CATAAAGGAGTGCCTTACTGTCACGTGCCATGCTACGGTGCGCTCTTCGGACCGCAGCTGTTTGGGCATGGCACACGTGTGGAATCGCATAAGAGTTATGGGGTGAAGGGAACACAGCGCTCTGGTATTGGTAATGGTGGTCCTGTTTTGCCCAGAGATCATTTAGAAAGCAAGCTTAAG GTGTACAATCAGTTTTACGACAATAAAAGCATGGAAGTACGGAGCCGCGAGGTGAATAACCGTTTAATACTAGAAGGCGCGCTGCGCATTTCATGGGGCGTGCATGGCGTGATTCATCTGAAAGAGGATGATGATCAGCGTACGCTGGTCGTACGTAAAAGGAATTCCAAGCGCGTTTCTAAAGCAGTTGAT GACAGCCCATCGGATAAGGAAAACGATATTAGTGAATCGTTGGAAGCGCCCACAACCGCAAGTGAAGTAGAGAATCTCTCCACTGATATTTCGCTGTCGGAAAGCATGACTTTTGATTCGTGCAGTTTAAATGAATATCCTTTGACGGATTTACCCACAACTCCAGAGGAAGCTTCCGCCAACACAACGGGCGGCACAGACGGTGCTGCGTTGCCTTTAATAAATGGCACCAATGGACGTGCGATTGACGACGATCAATCGGAGTCGACTAGCACTTTATGTGGTACCGatacaacaattacaactgcATCCACAAGCTGTGTTTCGGCAACATTGCCTTCAAAATTGGATAGTTTGGAGAAATTGGAATGGGATGAAATTGATGATTTGCTGCAG gtggAACGCCGCATTAGCGAAAAGGACAAAATTTACGAAACGATGCCTGTCAAGTTGCCATCATCGCAAACGTCTTCCAGCGAGAGCTCGCCATCGAAAACTATTTCAGCACATAATCTCACCGAAAGCACAAATACCACCAGCGAGGTGCCATCACCACTGACGCCTACGTCTGCTTCTACAACGAACAACACTAGCAATACTAGTGAAAGTAGCAGCACATCTTCAGATAATTTTGTCACCGCCAACTCGGCGACAATAAATACATCCACTTCGGGCACGACCAGCACAACCACAACTACAACAGTTGATAACTTTGAGTCCTCCGATGATGCTACACTCAAGCCAATGGATTTTGAAGAATTTAAGCGTAGTGTACATCTCGATTATGTGAATGGTGCCAATTCGTTTCGCGAACCCAATGAAGATTCACTAAAACGCAACCAACCAATTGATCCGTCGAGGATACACGATTCCCTCAAGTTGTATGGTGAAAGCCCGATGAGCAAAAGTTTCAATTGTGAGCATGCCTTGCGTTCGATCGATGCGAACTTAATCAACGATACGCTTCATTTGAAAAGCGGCACCGCCAATCCACATTCAATGCAGCGCATGTATGCCTTGCAGAAAAGTGGTTCGGCCTCAATTGCCAATACTGGTAGCAACCAACAAAATCGATCACCCTACCATCTTAGGCATCAACACTTTGAAAAGGGCATTAATCGCTCAAAGTCAGGGCCTTCGTGTTTTGACTGCTCCGATAGCGATGATGACGATTCCACGTTGAAACCACAGCATTCGGCTACCATTCGACGCAGTGATGTGCCGCCGCGTTATGTAAAAATCGAAATGGATTGCTATCCAAAAGAGGCGGAAAAGAGGGATAAGGACAAAGATAGTGTGAGTGAAGCGGATTCCAGTCGCACAGAGGGGCCATCAATTACAGTGACGAATAGTGGTGCCGTGGGTGGTGATGAGCTTACGCAAACGGAAGGCGAACGCAGCAGAGGCCTTAGTGGTGCGCACAATGGCGAAGACGATGATGCAGATCCACCGTTGCACGTTACTGAAGATGGTGTAGTTTTGCGGCGACCACCACGAACGGGCGCGGCCGCCATAAAGCGGCGTAGTGGCAACCGGAG ATCGCGTACCAAATTGAAGCGACGCTGTTCTATAAATGGTCACTTTTATAATCGCGAAACCTCGTTCTTCACTCCACCCTACGGCTCACAAATGTCCGTGTGGGTAACCTCGTTGGTCACTACCAATGAAGTCATAAATCTATTGCTCGAAAAGTATAAAGTCGACAGTGCCGCGCAAAATTTTTCGCTCTTCATTATACGCGATAATGGCGAACAAAAACGCTTGAAAGAGACTGATTATCCTTTGTTGACGCGCGTCATGATGGGGCCGCATGAGGATGTGGCGCGCTTATTTCTGGTCGATGCAAAGAAGACGGATGAAATAAG cAATGAGGTTGCTCAATTTATAAATCTATCCCTGCCTGAGTGCCGTGCAATTTTAGAACGTTACGATGATGAGTTGGAGCGCGAAGTGGAAAAAGTCAGAGAAAG ATATGCTGAATTACGTCGACGCATAATAAATCGCATGGAATCTCTCAAAGTTCACCTATAA